AGACCGTGCGTCGCCGGCTGGCTGAGAACCATCTCAAGCCTTGGCGCAAAGACATGTGGTGCATCCCAAAGATCGATGGGGAATACGTCGCGCGCATGGAGGATGTTCTCGACCTCTACGCAGAAACGCCTGATCCACAAAGGCCCGTGGTCTGCTTCGACGAGAGCCCGACCCAACTCATCGGCGAAGTGCGCGAGCCCATTGCGGCCAAGCCTGGCCAGCTTGAACGCTACGATTGCGAGTATCGCCGAAACGGCACGGTCAATCTGTTTGTCTTCATGGACGCCCACCGGCCCTGGCGCAGGGTGAAGGTCACCGATCGGCGAACCAACCAAGACTTCGCCGAGTGCATGCGCGAACTGGTCGACGTCGATTATCCCGACGCGCCGATCATCCGCGTGGTGATGGACAACCTCTCCACTCATTCCGCCGGGGCGCTTTACGACGCATTTCCCGCCCCGCAAGCTCGAAGGGTGCTGAAGCGACTGGAGTTCCACCACACGCCCAAGCACGCCAGTTGGCTCAACATGGTCGAGATCGAGATCGGTGTCCTGCGTAGCCAATGCCTCGACCGTCGTATCGACAACAAAGACACCATAATCGCCGAAGTCGCAGCCTGGGAGCAGCAACGCAACGCCCACGGCGCAAAGATCCAATGGATGTTCACAACCGAAAATGCCCGCAAAAAGCTCCGTAAAGCTTACCCCGTCAAAGAGTCATAATCTCTGTGGCGTGGTACTAGGTGGTCACCGCAATGTCGGCTTCCGGGCGAAGGCAAAGATCCCCTCTGTGGCCGACAAGAGGCGCAAACCGGTCATTGGCCGTCGCAAAAATCCGCTTCTCGTACGTTTTCGCTGAAATGAAATTGCGCGTAGGCGGCGCCGCTGACACTCTATCGGAATCGGTTTCAGGTAGCTCGGAAGACCCGGAAAACTATCCTCGACGATCACGGCGGAGAGTGGTCTTGCCAACGAGTGGTGTTTTTAGCGACATTTTCAGCGACGATTTTCGGTGTTGTCATAGCGTAGCGTGGCCGCCTCGACCTTGTTGCCGTTGGCCGCTGCCCATGAACACAGTGCTTCAAACGGCTCCCGCAGTGAATGGCCTAGTGGAGTAATTGCATATTCCACGCCAATCGGCTGCGTTGGGAGCACGGTTCTCGTCACAAGGCCGTTCCGCTCAAGCCTCTTCAAAGCGTCGGCCAGAGCCTTGTGCGTGATCCCATCGAGACGCCGCTTGATTTCGTTGAAGCGCGAGGGTTTGGGACAGATCACTGTCAGTATCAGGATCGTCCATTTGTCAGCGATCTTGTCGAGCACCGGGCGAACCTGCGCCATGTCGCCAAGCGCGCGATGAGAAAGTGCCTCCAGGTCAGTATACTCGTCCATATCTAAGCTACTTCAGGTGCGTAATTGATGCCAGATATACGACGTATATCATGGCGAGACCATCATCAATTGAAAGGATTTACGATGGCTCGAATGAGTAACAAGATTGCCCTGGTCGTCGGCGGCGCCAAGGGCATCGGCTTGGCAATTGCAGAGCGGCTTTCTGCCGAAGGGGCGAAGGTCTTCATCACCAGTCGTAGAAGTGAAGATGCCGAGAAGGCGGCCAAGGGTATCGGCAATAACGCGGTCGGCATTGCCGCCGATGCCGGTGTCCCCGAAGATATGGTGGAGGCTGTCGAAAAAGTGCGAAAAGCATGCGGGCGTATTGACGCGCTCGTATTGAATGCAGGCCTCTCCGAGCCAGCGCAGATCGCCGAAATAACGCCAGACCACTTCGACCGCCACTTCGGCGTCAACGTCCGCGGGATGGTTTTCGGCCTGCAGGCGGCTCTCCCGGTGATGACAGGAGGTGGGGCGGTCGTCCTTGTCGGATCCATCGCCGATAGCGCGGGCTACTCTTCGTACGGAACCTATGCCGCCACCAAAGCGGCGGTCCGTTCCTATGCTCGAACCTGGACGGCAGAGCTCGCGCCCAAAGGTGTACGCGTCAACGTTGTTGCGCCCGGTCCAACCGATACGGAAATGATGGCTGCGGTTCCGGAAGACACTCGCGCGGCACTTGTCGCTCCGATCCCGATGGGACGAATGGCGAGGCCTTCAGAAGTGGCTGCGGCCGCCTTGTTCTTGTTGAGCGATGACGCGAGCTACATCGCCGGTGCCGAACTGTGCGTCGACGGCGGCTTGCGGCAGGTCTAAGGTTCCGTCGAAACGGTGTACCCGACCGGAGCAGGTCGGGTACAGCAAAACGCGCTTGATGACAGACCAACTTTAAATTGAAGCCGTTCAATATCGAAAAGAGCACCGAAGGCGGCCTTTGGTTGCTACCGCCCGATCACGCCCGTTTGGTCAGCGGAAACCGGTCCCGCAGCAGCCGCAGCACCGATTCCGAAGGGATCGGCGGGCCGAAAAGGTAGCTCTGGCCGTAGTTGCAGCCCATCTTGGCGAGTTCGATCGCATCCTCGTTGGATTCGATCCCCTCCGCCACCACCTTCATGTCGAGTTCGCGCGCCATCGCGATCACCGACCGGAGCACGGTCGCCTTCTTGTCGCTGCTGTCGCGCACCAAGGCCTTGTCGAGCTTGATCGTGTCGAAGG
The Rhizobium leguminosarum DNA segment above includes these coding regions:
- a CDS encoding IS630 family transposase, with protein sequence MNIKFHIELSQSERDQLAALLSGGCHRSRKIKRAQILVAANEGFSDEVIAATLNVSGSTIYRTKRRFVEANLEGALSEEPRPGVERKLSSKEEALLVATACSKPPPGRARWTLELLADEMVRLTDHDQLSSETVRRRLAENHLKPWRKDMWCIPKIDGEYVARMEDVLDLYAETPDPQRPVVCFDESPTQLIGEVREPIAAKPGQLERYDCEYRRNGTVNLFVFMDAHRPWRRVKVTDRRTNQDFAECMRELVDVDYPDAPIIRVVMDNLSTHSAGALYDAFPAPQARRVLKRLEFHHTPKHASWLNMVEIEIGVLRSQCLDRRIDNKDTIIAEVAAWEQQRNAHGAKIQWMFTTENARKKLRKAYPVKES
- a CDS encoding winged helix-turn-helix transcriptional regulator encodes the protein MDEYTDLEALSHRALGDMAQVRPVLDKIADKWTILILTVICPKPSRFNEIKRRLDGITHKALADALKRLERNGLVTRTVLPTQPIGVEYAITPLGHSLREPFEALCSWAAANGNKVEAATLRYDNTENRR
- a CDS encoding SDR family NAD(P)-dependent oxidoreductase encodes the protein MARMSNKIALVVGGAKGIGLAIAERLSAEGAKVFITSRRSEDAEKAAKGIGNNAVGIAADAGVPEDMVEAVEKVRKACGRIDALVLNAGLSEPAQIAEITPDHFDRHFGVNVRGMVFGLQAALPVMTGGGAVVLVGSIADSAGYSSYGTYAATKAAVRSYARTWTAELAPKGVRVNVVAPGPTDTEMMAAVPEDTRAALVAPIPMGRMARPSEVAAAALFLLSDDASYIAGAELCVDGGLRQV